One Tamlana carrageenivorans genomic region harbors:
- a CDS encoding helix-turn-helix domain-containing protein yields MAVNKELELAWAFVNNTNRSIFLTGKAGTGKTTFLHRLKKESLKRMVVVAPTGVAAINAKGVTIHSFFQMPFGPILPDTDLNASKGYNRKFSKTKINIIKSMDLLVIDEISMVRADLLDGIDKTLRRYRDRNKVFGGVQVLMIGDLQQLSPVVKEQEWELLKAHYRNGFFFSSHAYMQCEAISVELKHIYRQENPTFIDILNEIRNNKLSNASAEELNKRHIPNFAPKPDAGYISLTTHNRKAEATNQAELDKLDSKIFTYKALVEGKFPEYAYPNNESLDLKVGAQVMFVKNDSDPSKRYFNGKIGKILYLDKDEVVVHCPDDDFNIEVKPEVWENINYTVDKETKAITEEKIGSYTQMPLRLAWSITIHKSQGLTFDKAIIDAEGAFAHGQTYVALSRCKSLEGLVLKSKIQSNQIISDINVIAFNEKAEQNTPDDAVLEASKKRFQLDLIHEIFDFYPFLFPVNRILDIYYKNKSVIEGNIEAIMLPFKDKLADFLKVANGFMVQLKQISEDEGLPETSPLIQERFKKAIAYFKTETVTHFTTPLNAFAFTTDNQVVGADITKNLDALEEFLEFKTLYFNELHEGFQTKSFLEWRTKAIFKEKNKPKRTRKSVVDGTSHVELFERLRVLRNEIAEAKSLVHFQVFTQKALYDMCENLPTTKSALLKVNGMGKTRVQKYGDTILKEIIDYCEENDIEIEKDTEIFNDKPKRKVGETKFESLKLFKKGKTIKEISDIRELNENTIFGHLASFIPSGEVEVLDLMSVAHYNDLKTLIPQKTYETISDLKQQLDDKYTYGEIRLVLNDLEHVKEGSS; encoded by the coding sequence ATGGCTGTAAATAAGGAACTCGAATTGGCATGGGCGTTTGTAAATAATACAAACCGATCCATTTTTTTAACAGGAAAAGCAGGCACAGGAAAAACAACCTTTTTACACCGTTTAAAAAAAGAAAGTTTAAAACGTATGGTGGTTGTAGCGCCAACAGGAGTAGCAGCTATCAATGCGAAAGGTGTTACCATACATTCTTTTTTTCAAATGCCCTTTGGGCCAATTTTACCAGATACCGACTTAAACGCTTCTAAAGGGTATAATAGAAAATTTAGTAAAACTAAAATCAATATTATTAAGTCTATGGACCTTCTAGTAATTGATGAAATTAGTATGGTGCGCGCCGATTTGTTAGATGGTATAGATAAAACCTTACGTCGTTATAGGGATAGAAACAAGGTGTTTGGAGGCGTTCAGGTGTTAATGATAGGGGATTTACAGCAATTATCGCCCGTAGTAAAAGAACAAGAATGGGAACTTTTAAAAGCACATTACCGCAACGGATTCTTTTTTAGTAGTCATGCTTATATGCAATGTGAAGCTATTTCGGTAGAATTAAAACATATTTACCGTCAAGAAAATCCTACGTTTATTGATATCTTAAATGAAATTAGAAACAATAAGTTAAGTAACGCTTCCGCGGAAGAGTTAAACAAACGTCATATTCCAAATTTTGCACCAAAACCAGATGCAGGTTACATCTCGTTAACGACCCACAACAGAAAGGCTGAAGCCACAAATCAAGCAGAACTCGATAAATTAGATTCTAAAATATTTACTTATAAAGCTCTAGTAGAGGGTAAGTTTCCAGAGTATGCCTATCCAAATAATGAATCTTTAGATTTAAAGGTTGGTGCGCAGGTTATGTTTGTTAAAAATGATAGCGATCCTTCCAAACGTTATTTTAATGGTAAAATTGGTAAAATCCTCTATCTTGATAAAGATGAGGTTGTTGTACATTGTCCTGACGACGACTTCAATATTGAAGTGAAACCCGAAGTTTGGGAAAATATAAATTACACGGTAGATAAAGAAACTAAGGCAATTACTGAAGAAAAAATAGGATCCTATACCCAAATGCCATTGCGTTTGGCTTGGTCCATAACCATTCATAAAAGTCAAGGGTTAACCTTCGATAAGGCCATTATTGATGCTGAAGGCGCTTTTGCACACGGCCAAACCTATGTGGCACTAAGTCGGTGTAAATCCTTAGAAGGCCTGGTTTTGAAAAGTAAAATTCAGTCTAATCAAATTATAAGCGACATTAATGTGATTGCTTTTAATGAAAAGGCCGAACAAAATACACCGGATGATGCTGTTTTAGAAGCTTCAAAAAAAAGATTTCAACTGGATCTCATTCATGAAATTTTCGATTTTTATCCCTTTTTGTTTCCTGTAAATCGCATTTTGGATATTTATTACAAAAACAAATCGGTTATAGAAGGTAATATAGAAGCGATCATGTTACCTTTTAAAGATAAGTTGGCCGATTTCTTAAAAGTAGCTAATGGTTTTATGGTACAACTCAAACAAATTTCAGAGGATGAAGGTTTGCCAGAGACCAGCCCCTTAATTCAAGAGCGTTTTAAAAAGGCGATTGCTTATTTTAAAACCGAGACAGTTACGCATTTTACAACACCCTTAAATGCCTTTGCTTTTACTACAGATAACCAAGTTGTGGGTGCAGATATCACCAAAAATTTAGATGCTTTAGAAGAATTTTTGGAGTTTAAAACGCTGTACTTTAATGAACTACATGAAGGCTTTCAAACCAAGTCCTTTTTGGAATGGCGTACTAAGGCGATATTTAAGGAGAAAAATAAACCGAAACGTACTAGAAAATCCGTGGTAGACGGTACCAGTCATGTGGAACTTTTTGAACGCTTACGAGTACTTAGAAATGAAATTGCAGAGGCGAAAAGCTTGGTGCATTTTCAAGTATTTACTCAAAAAGCCCTTTACGATATGTGTGAAAATCTTCCAACAACTAAAAGTGCTTTACTTAAGGTTAATGGTATGGGAAAAACCCGTGTACAAAAATATGGTGATACCATCTTAAAGGAAATCATTGATTATTGTGAGGAAAATGACATTGAAATTGAAAAAGACACCGAAATATTTAATGATAAGCCGAAGCGAAAAGTTGGTGAAACAAAATTTGAATCTTTAAAGTTATTTAAAAAAGGTAAAACCATTAAGGAGATTTCAGATATACGTGAGTTAAATGAAAATACCATTTTCGGACACCTGGCCAGCTTCATCCCTTCCGGGGAAGTAGAAGTATTAGATTTAATGTCTGTAGCGCATTATAATGATTTAAAAACGCTTATTCCACAGAAAACCTATGAAACCATTTCAGATTTAAAACAGCAATTGGATGATAAATATACTTATGGGGAGATTCGGTTAGTTTTAAATGATTTGGAGCATGTTAAGGAGGGATCATCTTAA
- a CDS encoding response regulator transcription factor: MEEQKKRILLVEDDPNFGTVLKDYLMMNEYEVTHAKNGMEGFEKFKKDDFDLCILDVMMPYKDGFTLAKEIREKNTDVPIIFLTAKTMKEDVLKGYKVGADDYLNKPFDSEVLLMKIKAIIQRKATETISDSKQFEFKIGDFDLNSKLRFLKFKGGDPVKLSPKENELLRLLALHENDLMPRELALTKIWRDDNYFTSRSMDVYIAKLRKYLKLDEKVEILNIHGEGFRLVVNS; encoded by the coding sequence ATGGAAGAGCAAAAAAAGAGAATATTATTAGTAGAAGACGATCCTAATTTTGGAACGGTTCTTAAGGATTATTTAATGATGAATGAATACGAAGTCACACATGCCAAAAATGGTATGGAAGGATTTGAAAAATTCAAAAAAGATGATTTTGACTTGTGTATTCTCGATGTTATGATGCCTTATAAAGATGGCTTTACATTAGCTAAAGAAATAAGAGAAAAAAACACAGATGTTCCCATTATTTTCTTAACCGCGAAAACAATGAAAGAAGATGTTTTAAAAGGTTATAAAGTTGGAGCAGACGATTACTTAAACAAGCCGTTTGATAGTGAAGTGCTTTTAATGAAAATTAAGGCCATAATCCAACGTAAGGCTACAGAAACGATTTCTGATAGTAAGCAATTTGAGTTTAAAATTGGAGATTTCGATTTAAACTCTAAATTACGTTTCTTAAAGTTTAAAGGTGGCGATCCTGTTAAATTATCTCCTAAAGAGAATGAGTTGTTGCGCTTGTTAGCCCTTCATGAAAATGATTTAATGCCGCGTGAATTAGCGCTTACAAAAATTTGGCGTGACGATAATTATTTTACATCGCGTAGTATGGATGTTTATATAGCTAAGTTGCGTAAATACTTAAAACTTGATGAAAAGGTAGAAATACTAAATATCCATGGAGAAGGTTTTAGGTTAGTTGTAAATAGTTAA
- a CDS encoding sensor histidine kinase, with protein sequence MSKRIFILLIILMSLSLIGIIAIQAYYINDSVNNERNRFKSNVVTVLNNVSNTIEENEFEKYFTEYLSLDKEKKADEEAVSQLLIYRKNNSTKETLIYKSNVLQEDYKLSSSLFDIGLDSLDITNIIGNSTTEIYSNLESSDKDLKSPISKIIRSGTIDEAQKLSLEKSFKEVLKRTPVHKRVSEEEIRTLLAEKLTKYGINIDFEFAIYGNDLATKVHSDNFDYHKDSTYGVPIFYDENNRSLYRLLVNFPDKRKFILSGVIGMITLSIMFTLIIILASGLALYQLVKQRKISEIKTDFINNMTHEFKTPIATINLALDAIKNPKVIADQDKVVRYLSMIKEENKRMHAQVENVLRISKLEKNELNINKDRVNLHELIEDAITHVELIVEDRQGYIKTFLNAEKTSVLANETHFTNVIVNMLDNAIKYSPEAPRIEVYTENVGTNVLLKVKDHGSGMSKTAAKKVFEKFYREHTGNIHNVKGHGLGLAYVKRIVEDHQGHISVESEKDKGSTFTIKLPLIS encoded by the coding sequence ATGAGTAAAAGGATATTTATCTTATTAATAATACTGATGAGCTTGTCGCTTATTGGTATTATTGCTATTCAGGCTTATTATATTAATGATTCTGTAAATAATGAAAGAAACCGTTTTAAGTCTAATGTCGTTACCGTTTTAAATAACGTTTCTAATACGATTGAGGAAAATGAATTTGAAAAATATTTTACGGAGTATTTAAGCTTAGATAAAGAAAAAAAAGCTGACGAAGAAGCTGTCTCTCAACTGTTAATTTACAGAAAAAACAACAGCACGAAAGAAACACTTATCTATAAAAGTAACGTTTTACAAGAGGATTATAAATTATCCTCATCGCTCTTTGATATTGGTTTAGATAGCCTGGATATAACAAACATTATCGGGAACTCAACTACCGAAATTTATAGTAATTTGGAATCATCAGATAAAGACCTTAAAAGTCCGATTTCTAAAATTATTAGAAGTGGTACCATCGATGAAGCCCAAAAATTAAGTCTTGAGAAAAGTTTTAAAGAGGTTTTAAAAAGAACGCCTGTTCATAAAAGGGTTTCTGAAGAGGAAATAAGAACTTTATTAGCCGAAAAACTGACTAAATATGGTATTAATATTGATTTTGAATTTGCCATTTACGGTAATGATTTAGCAACAAAAGTACATAGTGATAATTTCGATTATCATAAAGATTCTACTTATGGTGTTCCTATTTTCTATGATGAAAATAACCGTAGTCTTTATAGGTTATTAGTTAATTTTCCGGATAAAAGAAAATTTATCTTATCTGGCGTTATTGGAATGATTACACTTTCCATAATGTTTACACTAATTATCATTTTGGCTTCAGGTCTGGCTTTATATCAACTCGTAAAACAGCGTAAAATTTCGGAAATTAAAACCGATTTTATTAATAACATGACGCATGAGTTTAAAACACCTATTGCAACTATAAACTTGGCACTCGATGCGATTAAGAACCCGAAAGTTATTGCCGATCAAGATAAGGTTGTGCGTTACCTGTCGATGATCAAGGAGGAAAATAAACGCATGCATGCTCAAGTTGAAAATGTTTTAAGAATATCTAAATTAGAAAAGAACGAACTTAACATAAATAAAGATAGAGTAAACCTACATGAATTAATTGAAGATGCTATTACACATGTAGAGTTAATTGTGGAGGATAGACAAGGCTATATTAAGACGTTTTTAAATGCCGAAAAAACATCGGTTTTGGCTAACGAAACACATTTTACAAACGTTATTGTTAATATGTTGGATAATGCCATTAAGTATTCTCCTGAAGCCCCTAGAATTGAAGTGTATACAGAAAATGTGGGCACTAATGTTTTGTTAAAAGTGAAAGATCACGGGAGCGGTATGAGTAAAACAGCCGCAAAAAAAGTGTTCGAAAAATTTTATAGAGAACACACCGGTAATATTCATAACGTTAAAGGTCACGGATTAGGATTGGCTTACGTTAAAAGAATTGTAGAAGACCACCAAGGTCATATATCAGTAGAAAGTGAAAAAGACAAAGGGAGCACATTTACCATAAAGCTTCCGTTAATATCGTAA
- the coaE gene encoding dephospho-CoA kinase (Dephospho-CoA kinase (CoaE) performs the final step in coenzyme A biosynthesis.), producing MKIVGLTGGIGSGKTTVAKMFKDLGVPIYIADDEAKKLMNESPVLRDEIIQLFGDSAYLNEGLNRPFIANIIFRDKTYLDKMNAIVHPKVSEHFDKWVLKQKAPYVIKEVAILFENGGHQSCDFVISVTAPKDLKIKRLLNRDDTTIEKIENIMKNQWSDEEKIKLSDFVVFNTVLEETYTQVLKIHKEILGNLKF from the coding sequence ATGAAAATAGTTGGACTAACAGGTGGTATTGGGAGCGGGAAAACTACGGTTGCAAAAATGTTTAAAGACCTTGGTGTGCCGATATATATAGCAGATGATGAGGCTAAAAAACTGATGAATGAATCACCTGTGTTAAGGGATGAAATCATTCAACTATTTGGTGACAGCGCATACCTTAATGAGGGTTTAAACAGACCCTTTATCGCTAATATTATTTTTAGGGATAAAACCTATCTCGATAAAATGAATGCGATAGTACATCCAAAAGTTTCAGAGCATTTCGATAAATGGGTTTTAAAGCAAAAAGCACCCTATGTTATTAAAGAAGTAGCTATTTTATTTGAAAATGGAGGGCATCAGTCCTGCGATTTTGTAATAAGCGTCACAGCTCCTAAAGATTTAAAAATAAAACGCTTGTTAAATAGAGATGATACTACGATTGAAAAGATTGAAAATATCATGAAAAATCAATGGTCTGATGAAGAAAAAATAAAGCTTTCAGATTTTGTGGTTTTTAACACTGTTTTAGAGGAAACTTATACTCAAGTCTTAAAAATACATAAAGAAATTTTAGGAAATCTTAAATTTTAA
- a CDS encoding YbbR-like domain-containing protein gives MSSIKNKRINVFLLFLLFAFIILIISKLSKTYTDTIPFKVEKVNVPQEYVILDDSVSMNITLKTHGFRWLKYYFTKPKVTVDFSSDVHKNDHAFVYNKTKAYLNNTQFDNEVEILNLSPEKIAFRYGVNLVKKVPVKIKAEVNYALGFNSSEAFRVEPDSVKVIGPDVLVSKIKFLETEAKQLNEVRANLNEPLKLKFPENTSEVQYTVHQVTLKVKVEKFTEGTLKIPVKVINTPKNSVVNYFPKEVSVSYVVSLNNFERITKQDFEVVCDFEKIHDNQNFLTPELIRVPALAKHSRISQQRIEFIITK, from the coding sequence TTGAGTTCAATAAAAAATAAAAGAATCAATGTGTTTCTTTTATTTTTATTATTTGCTTTTATAATTTTAATCATTTCCAAATTATCTAAAACCTATACAGATACCATTCCTTTTAAGGTAGAAAAGGTTAATGTGCCTCAAGAATATGTGATTTTAGATGATTCTGTAAGTATGAACATTACTTTAAAAACACATGGATTTAGATGGCTAAAGTATTATTTCACGAAACCAAAAGTGACGGTAGATTTTAGTTCAGATGTTCATAAAAATGACCACGCTTTTGTATACAATAAAACGAAAGCTTATTTAAATAATACACAGTTTGATAATGAGGTTGAAATTTTAAACTTGTCACCCGAAAAAATAGCCTTTCGATATGGTGTCAATTTGGTAAAAAAAGTTCCTGTTAAGATAAAGGCAGAAGTGAATTATGCCCTTGGTTTTAATTCTTCGGAAGCGTTTAGAGTGGAGCCAGATTCGGTAAAGGTAATAGGACCTGACGTTTTGGTATCTAAAATCAAATTTTTAGAAACAGAAGCGAAACAATTAAATGAAGTTCGAGCGAATTTAAACGAACCATTGAAGCTTAAATTTCCAGAAAACACATCAGAAGTGCAATACACTGTTCATCAGGTTACCTTAAAAGTTAAGGTTGAAAAGTTTACCGAAGGGACCTTGAAAATTCCTGTAAAGGTCATTAATACACCTAAAAATAGTGTTGTAAATTACTTTCCAAAGGAAGTGAGTGTTTCGTATGTTGTAAGCTTAAATAATTTTGAACGCATTACAAAACAGGATTTTGAGGTAGTTTGTGATTTTGAGAAAATTCATGATAATCAAAACTTTTTAACGCCAGAATTAATTAGGGTTCCAGCGCTAGCCAAACACTCAAGAATTAGTCAGCAACGCATCGAATTTATTATTACAAAATGA
- a CDS encoding glycosyltransferase, with the protein MSQVFSFIIPVYNRPDEIQELLESFKSLEGDFSFEIVIIEDGSEFSSEAVAKAFQPYLNIAYYYKPNSGPGDSRNFGMRKAKGDYFIVLDSDCILPKGYLKAVEHSLTHDYVDCFGGPDTAHESFSNLQKAINFSMTSFITTGGIRGKKGSLNKFQPRSFNMGLSKKAFEASHGFGKIHPGEDPDLSMRLWELGFETKLIPEAFVYHKRRISWVKFYTQVYKFGLVRPILNVWHPSSKKLTYWFPTLFSAGLMLAIGLCFFKINLLLVVYLLYFVVAFMVALVSTKSLNVALLALPAIMVQFFGYGYGFLKSTWVVSVWRKNPETHFPKLFF; encoded by the coding sequence ATGTCGCAAGTGTTTTCATTTATAATTCCTGTTTACAACCGTCCTGATGAAATTCAAGAACTTTTAGAGAGTTTCAAATCTCTTGAAGGTGATTTTTCATTTGAAATTGTTATTATTGAAGACGGTTCTGAGTTCTCATCAGAAGCTGTAGCAAAAGCTTTTCAGCCTTATTTGAATATCGCGTATTATTACAAACCCAATTCCGGTCCTGGTGATTCTAGAAATTTTGGAATGCGTAAGGCTAAAGGTGATTATTTTATCGTTTTAGATTCCGATTGTATTTTACCAAAAGGCTATTTAAAAGCCGTTGAACATAGTTTGACACACGATTATGTAGATTGTTTTGGAGGTCCAGATACGGCGCATGAATCTTTTTCAAATCTTCAAAAGGCGATTAATTTCTCAATGACTTCTTTTATTACTACAGGCGGTATACGTGGTAAAAAGGGGAGTTTAAATAAATTTCAGCCCAGAAGTTTTAATATGGGGTTGTCCAAAAAAGCTTTTGAAGCATCTCATGGCTTTGGTAAAATTCATCCTGGGGAAGACCCCGATCTATCCATGAGATTATGGGAACTAGGTTTTGAAACCAAATTGATTCCCGAGGCTTTCGTATATCATAAACGCCGAATCTCTTGGGTAAAATTTTACACACAAGTTTATAAATTCGGATTGGTACGCCCTATTTTAAATGTTTGGCATCCGAGTTCTAAAAAGTTAACTTATTGGTTTCCTACACTGTTTAGTGCAGGTTTAATGTTGGCTATTGGGCTTTGCTTTTTCAAAATAAATCTCTTATTAGTAGTTTATTTATTGTATTTTGTAGTAGCCTTTATGGTAGCTTTAGTTAGTACCAAAAGTTTAAATGTCGCTTTATTAGCCCTTCCTGCAATTATGGTTCAGTTTTTCGGATATGGATATGGTTTTTTAAAATCAACGTGGGTGGTTTCTGTATGGCGTAAAAATCCAGAAACTCACTTCCCTAAACTATTTTTTTAA
- a CDS encoding enoyl-ACP reductase FabI, giving the protein MYNLLKGKKGIIFGALDSNSIAWKTAERVHEEGGEFVLTNAPVAMRMGQINELAEKTGSQIIPADATSLEDLQKLVEQSMEILGGKIDFVLHSIGMSINVRKGNHYTNQNYDFTQKGTDVSAMSFHKVMQTLYKADAMNEWGSIVALSYMAAQRVFPDYNDMADNKAYLESIARSFGYFFGRDKKVRVNTISQSPTLTTAGSGVKGFDGFISYADKMSPLGNATALDCANYTVSLFSDLTKRVTLQNLYNDGGFSNMGVSTAVMEAFVENETK; this is encoded by the coding sequence ATGTACAACTTATTAAAAGGAAAGAAAGGGATCATTTTTGGAGCATTAGACTCAAATTCAATTGCTTGGAAAACTGCCGAACGCGTTCATGAAGAAGGCGGTGAGTTTGTATTAACTAATGCGCCTGTTGCAATGCGAATGGGACAAATTAATGAGTTAGCTGAAAAAACAGGGTCTCAAATTATTCCTGCCGATGCGACTTCACTTGAAGATTTACAAAAGTTGGTAGAGCAATCTATGGAGATTTTAGGTGGAAAAATTGATTTCGTACTGCACTCCATAGGGATGTCTATAAACGTGAGAAAAGGAAATCATTACACCAACCAGAATTATGATTTTACACAAAAAGGAACCGATGTTTCTGCGATGTCTTTTCATAAAGTGATGCAAACCTTGTACAAAGCAGATGCTATGAACGAATGGGGAAGTATAGTGGCTCTAAGTTATATGGCAGCACAACGTGTATTCCCTGATTATAATGATATGGCCGATAATAAAGCATATTTAGAAAGTATTGCTCGTAGTTTTGGCTATTTCTTTGGAAGAGATAAAAAGGTTAGAGTAAACACCATTTCGCAGTCACCAACACTTACTACAGCAGGAAGTGGTGTGAAAGGATTTGATGGTTTTATTTCTTATGCCGATAAAATGTCGCCGCTAGGGAATGCTACCGCTTTAGATTGTGCTAATTATACAGTTTCTTTGTTTAGTGACTTAACAAAACGAGTGACTTTGCAAAACCTATATAACGACGGAGGATTTAGTAACATGGGTGTAAGTACCGCAGTTATGGAAGCCTTTGTTGAAAACGAAACAAAGTAA
- the recN gene encoding DNA repair protein RecN has product MLTSLSIKNYALIDAMQVDFNTGFSIITGETGAGKSILLGGLSLILGKRADLSSLKDASEKCIIEAVFDVSKYQLKALFEAEDLDYDANTIIRREILPSGKSRAFVNDTPVNLSSLQVLGERLIDIHSQHQTMQLTSNDFQFQVIDALGGNEDLLQNYKVELKVYKRLQKERDELLVFKAEAIKEHDYNTFLLNELNEANLIDGELESLEEEYETLNNIEGVKEKLSEAYQLLDDEQIGVIASLTTLKNVLQKLEGYSTKYKTLFERANSSLIELDDLFAEVNGFQEDLEADPNRLEIVDAKLKLLHSLMQKHVATTVLELIEIRDRLEDKVSVTENLDETLQQKDKEIASQQEVLNKFAKQIHDNRVKVIPELKFQLEALLSSLGMPNAQFKIEAHFEKEFFVNGKDRLTFLFSANKGGSFNELKKAASGGELSRIMLSIKSILAKYIQLPTMMFDEIDTGVSGEISNKMGDIMLEMSKTMQVFSITHLPQIAAKGHAHFKVFKEDVDNKTQTNLIKLNPDERIVEIAQMLGGKEMSSSAIAHAKELLN; this is encoded by the coding sequence TTGCTAACCTCACTTTCTATAAAAAATTATGCCCTTATCGATGCGATGCAAGTCGATTTTAACACGGGTTTTTCTATCATTACTGGTGAAACTGGAGCTGGTAAATCTATTCTTTTAGGTGGATTGTCCCTAATTCTTGGTAAACGTGCCGATTTAAGTAGTTTGAAAGATGCTTCAGAAAAATGTATTATTGAAGCTGTTTTTGATGTGTCAAAATATCAATTAAAAGCACTGTTTGAAGCTGAAGATCTGGATTATGATGCTAATACCATCATCCGTAGAGAAATCTTACCGTCAGGGAAGTCCAGAGCCTTTGTAAATGACACACCTGTAAATTTATCAAGTCTTCAAGTGCTGGGTGAGCGTCTTATCGATATTCATTCGCAACATCAAACCATGCAACTTACTAGTAACGATTTTCAGTTTCAGGTAATCGATGCCTTGGGAGGTAATGAAGACTTACTACAAAATTACAAAGTAGAACTTAAAGTTTATAAAAGATTACAAAAGGAACGTGACGAATTGTTAGTGTTTAAAGCAGAGGCTATTAAGGAACACGATTATAATACCTTTTTGTTGAATGAATTGAATGAAGCAAACCTTATTGACGGTGAACTCGAAAGTCTTGAAGAAGAGTATGAAACTTTAAATAATATTGAAGGCGTAAAGGAAAAACTCTCTGAAGCCTATCAGTTGCTAGATGATGAACAAATTGGTGTGATTGCTTCCTTAACTACTTTAAAGAATGTATTACAAAAACTAGAAGGGTATTCTACAAAATATAAGACTCTTTTTGAAAGAGCGAACAGTAGTTTGATTGAATTGGATGATTTATTTGCTGAAGTAAATGGTTTTCAAGAAGACTTAGAAGCCGATCCAAATCGTTTAGAAATTGTTGATGCCAAATTGAAGCTGCTTCATAGTTTGATGCAAAAACACGTAGCAACAACGGTACTTGAACTTATTGAGATTAGAGATCGCCTAGAGGACAAAGTGTCTGTTACCGAAAACCTCGATGAGACCCTTCAACAGAAAGACAAAGAAATAGCTTCTCAACAAGAAGTGTTAAACAAGTTTGCTAAACAAATTCACGATAACCGTGTTAAAGTCATACCAGAATTAAAATTTCAGTTGGAAGCACTACTAAGCAGTTTAGGTATGCCCAACGCTCAATTTAAAATTGAAGCCCACTTCGAAAAGGAATTTTTTGTCAATGGTAAAGATCGTTTAACATTTTTATTTTCTGCAAATAAAGGAGGGAGTTTTAATGAATTGAAAAAAGCAGCATCGGGAGGCGAATTATCTCGAATTATGCTCTCTATAAAATCTATACTAGCTAAATATATTCAGTTGCCCACTATGATGTTTGATGAAATTGATACCGGTGTTTCTGGAGAAATTTCAAATAAAATGGGAGATATCATGCTGGAAATGAGTAAAACCATGCAAGTGTTTTCAATAACGCATTTACCACAAATTGCGGCTAAAGGTCATGCTCATTTTAAAGTGTTTAAAGAAGATGTCGACAATAAAACGCAAACTAATTTAATTAAGTTGAATCCTGATGAACGTATTGTAGAAATAGCCCAAATGTTAGGCGGTAAAGAAATGTCGTCATCGGCTATTGCTCATGCTAAAGAATTACTCAATTAA
- a CDS encoding DUF4835 family protein, which translates to MRNLFVLLLICIGFKGVSQELNCNVVVNAQLTGNENFPIFKTLEKELTEFVNNRKWTNKTYKAQERINCSMVINLSNYSGESFQGTIQVQSSRPIYGSSYSTPVYNFNDKDFNFNYLEFQNLIYNPTQYESNLISVLAFHVYMILALDADTFSPDGGQEYYKQAQMITNYSQQGNYKGWKLEDGLQSRFALIDNILSPTFKEFRSVLYDYHRKGLDVMHENVKAGKEAIAASLMEFDAMNRRRPNSFLLRVFFDAKSDEIEDIFTEGPNVNVAKVKETLQKVAPMYSSKWQNIKF; encoded by the coding sequence ATGCGTAACCTATTTGTTTTATTATTAATTTGTATCGGATTTAAAGGTGTTTCACAAGAGCTAAATTGTAATGTTGTTGTTAATGCACAGCTAACTGGAAATGAAAACTTTCCAATTTTTAAAACCTTAGAAAAGGAGCTTACCGAATTTGTTAATAATAGAAAATGGACCAATAAAACCTACAAGGCTCAGGAACGTATTAATTGTAGTATGGTTATTAATTTAAGTAACTACAGCGGCGAATCCTTTCAAGGGACTATTCAGGTGCAGTCTTCACGCCCCATTTATGGTTCTTCTTATAGTACGCCAGTATATAATTTTAATGATAAAGACTTTAATTTTAATTATTTAGAATTTCAAAACCTTATTTATAACCCCACGCAATACGAATCGAATTTAATTTCAGTACTCGCTTTTCATGTGTATATGATTTTAGCCTTGGATGCCGATACGTTTTCTCCTGATGGCGGACAAGAATACTACAAACAAGCTCAGATGATTACAAATTATTCACAACAAGGAAATTATAAAGGTTGGAAGCTTGAAGACGGTTTACAAAGTCGTTTTGCGCTTATAGACAATATCCTATCGCCAACATTTAAGGAGTTTAGAAGCGTACTTTACGATTACCATAGAAAAGGCTTAGATGTCATGCATGAGAATGTAAAGGCAGGAAAAGAAGCCATAGCGGCAAGTTTGATGGAATTTGATGCTATGAATAGACGTCGTCCGAATTCTTTTTTATTACGCGTATTTTTTGATGCTAAATCCGACGAAATAGAAGATATCTTTACCGAAGGACCAAATGTTAATGTGGCTAAAGTGAAGGAAACACTTCAAAAAGTAGCCCCGATGTACAGTAGTAAATGGCAAAATATTAAGTTCTAA